In Bacillus sp. DX3.1, the following proteins share a genomic window:
- a CDS encoding nucleotide excision repair endonuclease — translation MIKIEIPEVDITITERKQVIKGDEPRITPIHGFIDFHLIPRDKGGIFMFYNINDELLFVGKARKLRQRIKKHFEDNVSPIKAHRDEVYRIDVCVVEDQLEREIYETYIINELQSKCNVDKVFFK, via the coding sequence GTGATTAAAATTGAAATACCTGAAGTAGATATTACTATTACAGAGCGCAAACAAGTAATAAAAGGAGACGAGCCAAGAATTACTCCTATTCATGGGTTCATCGATTTCCACCTGATTCCAAGAGATAAAGGCGGCATTTTTATGTTTTATAACATAAATGACGAGCTTCTCTTTGTTGGGAAAGCAAGAAAACTAAGACAAAGAATTAAAAAGCATTTTGAAGACAATGTTTCACCAATTAAAGCCCACAGAGATGAAGTATATCGAATTGATGTATGTGTAGTAGAAGACCAATTGGAAAGAGAAATTTACGAAACATATATTATTAACGAGCTTCAGTCAAAATGCAATGTGGATAAAGTGTTTTTTAAATAA
- a CDS encoding undecaprenyl-diphosphate phosphatase, translating into MNWLEAFILGIIQGLTEFLPISSTGHLYLGRHLFSLDEAGLFLDTMLHIGTLLAVFIYYKKEFIYLIKNPFSKLTFLLIVGTIPAVIIGLLFKDFFEDISKTGVTIGWEFLVTGLFLYMAEKQTNGRKKMDDITYQDALIIGSFQAFAIFPAISRSGMTIVAALWRKLDRETAAYFSFLLSTPAIVGAIILQSVDVFQGKAEAISSTSLIIGTLSAAFFGYIAVSWMIQYLKHHSLKIFAYYVWALGILILTLQFTGVF; encoded by the coding sequence ATGAACTGGTTAGAAGCCTTTATTTTAGGAATCATTCAAGGGTTAACGGAATTCTTGCCTATTAGCAGTACTGGTCATTTGTATTTAGGGAGACATCTTTTTAGTTTAGATGAAGCAGGTCTTTTTTTAGATACGATGCTTCATATCGGAACGTTACTTGCCGTGTTTATTTACTATAAGAAAGAGTTTATCTATTTAATTAAAAATCCGTTTTCAAAGCTCACATTTTTACTCATTGTTGGAACAATTCCTGCTGTTATTATTGGCCTATTATTTAAAGATTTTTTTGAAGACATTTCAAAGACAGGTGTCACAATTGGTTGGGAGTTTTTAGTGACGGGTTTGTTTCTATATATGGCAGAGAAACAAACAAACGGACGGAAGAAGATGGACGATATTACATATCAAGATGCTTTGATTATTGGTTCGTTTCAAGCATTTGCTATTTTTCCAGCAATCTCTCGTTCGGGCATGACGATTGTCGCTGCACTTTGGAGAAAGCTAGATCGTGAAACAGCAGCATATTTTTCCTTTTTATTATCGACACCTGCTATTGTTGGAGCAATCATTTTGCAGTCTGTTGATGTCTTTCAAGGGAAAGCAGAAGCAATCTCTAGTACGTCTTTAATTATCGGTACATTATCTGCGGCATTCTTTGGTTATATCGCAGTCTCTTGGATGATTCAGTATTTAAAACATCATTCTTTAAAGATATTTGCGTACTACGTATGGGCTCTCGGAATCTTAATTTTAACTTTACAATTTACTGGCGTATTTTAG
- a CDS encoding glutamate synthase gives MSEKVIVIGGSIAGKLAAKALSHFFREVIILEAGEEWSEKSPRKRVPQSYHPHVLLKGGAEAIEKLFPNITAQLIEDGSIVNNFTGDLKWHHFGLWKQPFAGELKMVQQSRPMLEWHLQRRINQVSNIITKYETIADQLLIDQQHNKISGVKVRCLRTGIEEELHADVVVDTSGFGSKNIDWLQTYDIEVKEEKVWIQLFYATRLFCLKQKERLDWCNLLVSPSFPENPYGAFIQTIEDNRYFVTFSGYANERAPQTDEEFLAFAHKLPIPDVLHFLEQAEPITDIKIHKIPYQVRRRFDLVRNIPEGLLVIGDAHCRFDPVFGQGISVAAMEAAELQKCLQQGSSLEKGFTRKFYKRISKIIATPWEMVTTESFRHPKIKGDKAFMQPFQQWYTKKIYQLSANNSEIYTRLVRVMNLIRTPLHLFHPKVLLAIFTSRWK, from the coding sequence ATATCGGAGAAAGTGATAGTTATTGGCGGAAGCATTGCGGGGAAATTAGCAGCAAAAGCTTTATCTCATTTCTTTCGAGAAGTGATCATTTTAGAAGCTGGTGAAGAGTGGAGTGAAAAAAGTCCTAGAAAAAGAGTGCCACAAAGCTATCACCCCCATGTGTTATTAAAAGGAGGAGCAGAAGCAATTGAGAAATTATTTCCTAATATTACGGCGCAATTAATAGAAGATGGAAGTATTGTAAATAACTTTACTGGTGATTTAAAGTGGCATCACTTTGGCTTATGGAAGCAACCCTTTGCCGGAGAATTGAAAATGGTCCAACAGAGTCGTCCTATGCTGGAGTGGCATTTACAAAGGCGAATCAATCAAGTTTCTAATATTATAACGAAATATGAAACGATAGCGGATCAGTTGCTAATAGATCAGCAGCATAACAAAATCTCCGGAGTAAAAGTACGATGTTTGAGAACAGGAATAGAAGAGGAACTTCATGCAGATGTAGTTGTTGATACAAGTGGATTTGGTTCCAAGAATATAGATTGGTTACAAACGTATGACATAGAGGTGAAGGAAGAAAAAGTATGGATTCAGCTATTTTATGCAACTAGATTATTTTGTCTAAAACAGAAAGAACGTCTTGACTGGTGTAACTTACTTGTTTCCCCTAGTTTTCCTGAAAACCCTTATGGCGCATTCATTCAAACGATTGAAGACAATCGTTATTTTGTGACTTTTAGTGGTTACGCCAATGAACGTGCACCTCAAACTGATGAAGAATTCCTTGCCTTCGCTCATAAGTTACCTATTCCAGATGTACTTCATTTTCTTGAACAAGCAGAACCCATTACAGATATAAAAATACATAAGATTCCTTACCAAGTACGTCGGCGTTTTGATTTAGTAAGAAATATCCCAGAAGGTCTCCTAGTAATTGGAGATGCTCACTGTCGTTTTGATCCTGTATTTGGACAAGGAATTTCTGTCGCAGCGATGGAAGCAGCAGAATTGCAAAAGTGTCTCCAGCAAGGCAGTTCGCTAGAAAAAGGGTTCACTAGGAAATTTTATAAGCGAATTTCTAAGATTATTGCAACGCCGTGGGAAATGGTTACTACAGAATCATTTCGTCATCCTAAGATTAAAGGAGACAAGGCTTTTATGCAGCCATTTCAACAGTGGTATACGAAAAAAATATATCAACTTTCCGCCAATAATTCAGAAATTTACACCCGATTGGTTAGAGTTATGAATCTTATACGTACCCCTTTACACCTTTTTCATCCAAAAGTATTGCTTGCTATATTTACGAGTCGATGGAAATAG
- a CDS encoding GNAT family N-acetyltransferase, with amino-acid sequence MEIYIEKLKVQDAEELFAFECSNRVFFEKMVPSRGDDYYTYETFQKILYELLKEQIEGISYFHLIRNHEGTIVGRINLVDIEKDKELGYLGYRVGEEYVGRGIAAKGVKILLDEAVNYHVTEIHAKTTNNNIASQKVLEKNYFSRISIDEKAAELYGQKINFIHYIWRHTN; translated from the coding sequence ATGGAAATATACATAGAAAAGTTAAAGGTACAAGATGCAGAGGAATTGTTTGCTTTTGAATGTAGTAACAGAGTTTTTTTCGAAAAGATGGTGCCTAGTCGTGGAGATGATTACTATACATATGAAACGTTTCAAAAGATACTGTATGAATTATTAAAAGAACAAATTGAAGGTATTTCATATTTTCACCTCATAAGAAATCATGAAGGGACAATCGTCGGGCGAATCAATTTAGTGGACATTGAGAAAGACAAAGAATTAGGATACCTTGGTTATCGAGTAGGAGAAGAGTATGTTGGAAGAGGCATTGCAGCTAAAGGTGTGAAAATCCTCTTAGATGAAGCAGTAAACTATCATGTTACTGAAATTCATGCGAAAACAACAAATAATAATATTGCTTCTCAAAAAGTATTAGAAAAGAACTATTTTTCACGTATCTCAATCGATGAAAAGGCAGCAGAGTTATACGGTCAAAAAATTAATTTCATCCATTATATTTGGAGACATACTAATTAA
- a CDS encoding YfiT family bacillithiol transferase, with the protein MMDLRYPIGHFTYEENITQDTIENWIKEIENLPAELTKAIKGLQEDQLDTPYRTGGWTVRQVVHHVVDSHMNSYIRFKLALTENNPTIKPYMEEKWAELPDSKLPVDVSLVLLEALHKRWVNLLRSLGPADLDKTFNHPETGKNKLAVAIGLYAWHGRHHTAHIVSLRKRLGW; encoded by the coding sequence ATTATGGACTTACGTTATCCGATTGGTCATTTCACTTATGAAGAAAACATTACGCAAGATACAATAGAAAATTGGATAAAAGAAATTGAAAATCTTCCTGCAGAGTTAACAAAAGCGATAAAAGGCTTGCAAGAAGATCAGCTTGATACACCATATCGTACCGGTGGATGGACAGTGCGTCAGGTCGTTCATCATGTTGTCGATAGTCATATGAATAGTTATATTCGTTTTAAATTAGCCCTTACAGAAAACAATCCTACGATTAAACCATACATGGAAGAAAAATGGGCAGAACTTCCTGATTCAAAGCTACCAGTAGATGTATCCCTAGTGTTATTGGAAGCATTACATAAAAGATGGGTAAATTTATTACGTTCTTTAGGACCTGCGGATCTTGATAAAACGTTCAATCATCCGGAAACGGGTAAGAATAAACTTGCTGTTGCAATTGGACTTTATGCATGGCATGGTCGTCATCATACAGCACACATTGTATCTTTACGGAAAAGGTTAGGTTGGTAA
- a CDS encoding PH domain-containing protein, translated as MGLFNGILGNASDANTDSVERDLEKIMLEDERVEHAYKLIRDLIVFTNRRLILVDKQGLTGKKTEYHSIPYKSITQYSIETAGHFDLDAELKIWISSMDNPITKEFKKDDSIYSIQKALVTYTTK; from the coding sequence ATGGGTTTATTTAATGGGATTTTAGGAAACGCTTCTGATGCGAATACGGATAGCGTGGAACGTGATTTAGAAAAGATTATGCTTGAAGATGAACGAGTTGAACATGCATATAAGTTGATTCGCGATTTAATCGTATTTACAAATCGTCGTCTCATTTTAGTTGATAAGCAAGGGCTGACTGGTAAGAAAACAGAATATCATTCTATTCCTTATAAAAGCATTACACAGTATAGCATTGAGACAGCTGGTCATTTCGATTTAGATGCAGAACTTAAAATTTGGATTTCTAGTATGGACAATCCGATTACGAAAGAATTCAAAAAGGATGATAGTATTTATAGCATCCAAAAAGCATTAGTCACATACACAACAAAATAA
- a CDS encoding patatin family protein: MKNIGLVLEGGGMKGLYTAGVLEYFMENDLFFPYVVGVSAGACMGATYLSRQKGRNKKVNTELVSDHRYISYRNLLWKRELFGMDFLFDEVPNKIVPFDFQTFLNGNEQFVIGTTDCELGQAVYYNKQEHGNDILKIIRASSSVPFIAPAVDYDGKKLLDGGIIDPIPIRKAQYDGFQKNIVIMTKPKGYEKQRNKFSPMAKFLYRRYPKISELLVNHYHFYNETVSYMYSAAQQENFFVIQPSVQLPISGIERNKEKLVNLYHLGYNDAKKQHEKLLEWMNK; encoded by the coding sequence ATGAAAAATATCGGTTTAGTATTAGAAGGCGGAGGGATGAAAGGCTTATATACAGCAGGAGTCCTAGAGTACTTTATGGAGAATGATTTATTTTTTCCGTACGTAGTCGGTGTTTCGGCAGGTGCATGTATGGGGGCTACTTATTTGTCTCGTCAAAAAGGGAGAAATAAAAAAGTAAATACAGAATTAGTTTCTGATCATCGTTACATATCCTATCGAAATTTATTATGGAAACGTGAACTATTTGGCATGGACTTCCTATTTGATGAAGTTCCGAATAAAATTGTGCCATTTGATTTTCAAACATTTTTAAACGGAAATGAGCAGTTTGTTATAGGGACAACGGATTGTGAATTAGGACAAGCTGTTTATTATAATAAGCAGGAGCATGGGAATGACATTTTAAAAATTATTCGTGCATCGAGTTCTGTACCGTTTATTGCTCCAGCTGTGGACTATGATGGGAAAAAACTATTAGACGGAGGAATTATTGATCCCATTCCAATTCGAAAGGCACAATACGACGGGTTTCAAAAAAATATAGTTATTATGACAAAACCAAAAGGATACGAGAAACAACGGAATAAGTTTTCACCTATGGCGAAATTTTTATATCGACGTTATCCGAAAATATCGGAACTATTAGTAAATCATTATCACTTTTATAATGAAACCGTTTCTTACATGTATTCTGCAGCGCAACAAGAGAACTTCTTTGTGATTCAACCAAGTGTACAGCTACCTATAAGCGGTATAGAACGCAATAAAGAGAAACTCGTTAATTTATATCACCTTGGGTATAACGATGCAAAGAAGCAGCATGAGAAGTTATTAGAGTGGATGAACAAATAA
- a CDS encoding YxiJ family protein: MILGKKTIFEELKKLHHHLTQPFPYRDTSKIYQDFKESFSEEDCLNADLNTYWMYIAGSLSYVLNGKANKILKNQIERMHLSFFDIFKQYRFLENHIEKYSAFYKEYMYYERARKLLIYYLS, encoded by the coding sequence TTGATACTAGGAAAAAAGACGATTTTTGAAGAGCTAAAGAAGTTACATCATCATTTAACTCAGCCATTTCCATATCGTGATACGAGCAAAATATATCAAGATTTTAAGGAAAGTTTTTCTGAGGAAGATTGTTTAAATGCTGATTTGAATACGTATTGGATGTACATTGCAGGGAGTTTAAGCTATGTTTTAAATGGTAAAGCAAATAAAATCCTGAAAAATCAAATTGAGCGGATGCACTTGTCGTTTTTTGATATTTTTAAACAGTATCGTTTTTTAGAGAATCATATAGAAAAGTACTCAGCATTTTATAAAGAATATATGTATTATGAAAGAGCTCGTAAACTATTAATCTATTATCTTTCCTAA